One part of the Pseudomonadota bacterium genome encodes these proteins:
- the rplI gene encoding 50S ribosomal protein L9: MEVILKETIDTLGQEGDLVKVKPGFGRNYLIPQKKAVLASKANIARLEQEKTTIESRRKSDREQAEALAKKISRLNIVIEQRVGDENKLFGSVTSADIAEKLAELDVIIDKRKILLDEPIKTIGETIVTIKVGYQVNAEVKVEIVPLAAD; encoded by the coding sequence ATGGAAGTAATACTCAAAGAAACAATTGATACTCTTGGACAGGAAGGCGACTTAGTCAAAGTAAAGCCTGGATTCGGACGCAACTACCTGATTCCACAGAAAAAAGCTGTTCTTGCCAGTAAAGCGAATATCGCCCGGCTTGAACAGGAAAAAACTACGATTGAATCGCGCAGAAAAAGCGACAGGGAACAAGCGGAAGCGCTTGCGAAAAAGATTTCCAGACTCAATATTGTCATTGAGCAGAGAGTTGGAGATGAAAACAAACTTTTCGGCTCCGTAACTTCAGCTGATATCGCTGAAAAACTTGCCGAACTTGACGTGATAATCGACAAGAGGAAAATCCTCCTCGATGAACCGATCAAAACCATTGGCGAAACAATTGTGACGATTAAAGTCGGGTATCAAGTAAACGCCGAGGTTAAAGTTGAAATAGTTCCCCTTGCCGCTGACTAA